A single window of Nocardia sp. NBC_01327 DNA harbors:
- the treY gene encoding malto-oligosyltrehalose synthase: protein MTSTPEHHTGPIARQTPVRSTYRLQLRPDALTFADARTIAEYLQQLGISHLYLSPVFTATRGSTHGYDITDPTTVSAALGGPGGFKALSDEVRSRGMGLIVDLVPNHVGVADPRQNPWWWDVLQNGKESKYAHYFDIDWSPANGAGGRLALPVLANENDPAALSVDRSGLEPMLALHDMRFPISPGTDGENALRIHDKQHYRLVNWKSGLCGYRRYFTVGGLAALRQEDPAVFEATHRELTAWCEHDLIDGVRVDHPDGLSHPADYLARLRKIIGPQRLLLVEKVLARSEPLDAGLPIDGTTGYDALSDIGSVLIDPDGEKILTDLSRQFTGHGSDRAWFSENEHRIKRAVAETMLVPEVRRLVAAIKRDARADAFDTMALTNATIEVLSYMPVARTDYAPLAGTIGPVVAEVTRRNSELTAPLQVLATALAIGGEAATRFHQVGGAITAKAVEDTMFYRAARLISLQEMGSDPTRFGSSVIEFHLANAERAARWPATMTTLSTHDTKRGEDTRARISMLSQVPDIWARSVGAWNEIAPGPDGATTLFLLQNIYGIWPADGRPASAVPKFRERVHQFAEKAVREAGTQSSWEEPDTEFEKAVHRWIDTVIDGPIGVELGEFVNDLATHAWTDALAQKLLQLCGPGIPDIYQGCELWEDSLVDPDNRRPVDFTHRSLLLQSLTGTPDLDATGAVKMWIVAYALWLRRERPECFVGGTYAPLFASGDHAKHLVSYARGRNGETPEVIVAVTRHSIRLDEAGGWGDTVLDLPQGHWTDRLTGHTFSGRSRLEKLFARLPVALLVR from the coding sequence ATGACCAGCACGCCCGAACATCACACCGGCCCCATTGCCCGGCAGACACCCGTCCGCAGCACCTATCGGTTGCAGCTGCGTCCCGACGCGCTCACCTTCGCCGACGCCCGCACCATTGCGGAATACCTGCAGCAACTCGGTATTTCGCATCTGTACCTGTCGCCGGTCTTCACCGCGACGCGCGGTTCCACGCACGGCTACGACATCACCGACCCCACCACCGTGTCCGCGGCCCTCGGCGGCCCCGGCGGCTTCAAGGCGCTCTCCGACGAGGTGCGCAGCCGCGGTATGGGATTGATCGTCGATCTGGTGCCCAACCATGTCGGCGTCGCCGATCCGCGGCAGAACCCGTGGTGGTGGGATGTGCTGCAGAACGGCAAGGAGTCGAAGTACGCGCACTACTTCGATATCGACTGGAGTCCCGCCAATGGCGCGGGCGGACGGCTCGCACTGCCGGTGCTCGCCAACGAGAACGATCCGGCGGCGCTGTCGGTGGACCGCAGCGGCCTCGAACCCATGCTGGCGCTGCACGATATGCGCTTCCCGATCTCGCCCGGCACCGATGGCGAGAATGCGCTGCGGATCCATGACAAGCAGCACTATCGCCTGGTCAACTGGAAATCCGGACTGTGCGGCTACCGCCGCTACTTCACCGTCGGCGGACTGGCCGCGCTGCGGCAGGAGGATCCCGCGGTCTTCGAGGCCACGCATCGCGAGCTGACCGCATGGTGCGAGCACGATCTCATCGACGGTGTGCGCGTGGATCATCCGGATGGGTTATCGCATCCAGCCGACTACCTGGCGCGGCTGCGCAAGATCATCGGACCGCAGCGGTTGCTCCTGGTGGAGAAGGTGCTCGCGCGCAGCGAACCCCTCGACGCCGGACTGCCCATCGACGGGACCACCGGGTACGACGCGCTCTCCGATATCGGCAGCGTGCTCATCGATCCGGACGGCGAGAAGATCCTCACCGACCTGTCCCGCCAGTTCACCGGCCACGGCAGCGACCGCGCCTGGTTCAGCGAGAACGAACACCGGATCAAGCGGGCCGTCGCCGAAACCATGCTGGTTCCGGAGGTCCGCCGCCTGGTCGCCGCCATCAAACGCGATGCGCGCGCCGATGCCTTCGACACCATGGCGCTGACCAATGCCACCATCGAAGTGCTCTCGTACATGCCGGTGGCCCGCACGGACTACGCGCCGCTGGCCGGAACGATCGGGCCTGTCGTCGCCGAAGTGACAAGGCGCAACAGCGAACTCACCGCACCGCTGCAGGTGCTGGCGACCGCGCTGGCCATCGGCGGCGAGGCCGCCACGCGCTTCCATCAGGTCGGCGGAGCGATCACCGCGAAGGCCGTGGAGGACACCATGTTCTACCGCGCCGCGCGACTGATATCCCTGCAGGAGATGGGATCCGACCCGACCCGGTTCGGCAGTTCGGTCATAGAATTCCATCTGGCCAATGCCGAACGCGCCGCACGCTGGCCCGCCACCATGACCACGCTCTCCACCCACGACACCAAACGCGGTGAGGACACCCGGGCCCGGATCAGCATGCTGTCGCAGGTGCCGGATATCTGGGCGCGGTCGGTCGGCGCATGGAACGAGATCGCGCCCGGACCCGACGGTGCGACGACTCTCTTTCTCCTGCAGAACATCTACGGCATCTGGCCCGCCGACGGCCGGCCCGCCTCCGCGGTCCCCAAGTTCCGCGAACGGGTACATCAGTTCGCGGAGAAGGCTGTTCGCGAAGCCGGTACCCAATCCTCCTGGGAGGAACCGGATACCGAGTTCGAGAAGGCCGTGCACCGGTGGATCGACACCGTGATCGACGGGCCGATCGGCGTGGAATTGGGAGAGTTCGTCAACGATCTCGCCACACATGCCTGGACCGATGCGCTGGCGCAGAAGCTGCTGCAGCTGTGCGGTCCGGGAATTCCGGATATCTATCAGGGCTGCGAACTGTGGGAAGACTCGCTGGTCGATCCGGATAATCGGCGGCCGGTCGACTTCACCCACCGTTCGCTGCTGCTGCAATCGCTGACCGGGACACCGGATCTCGATGCGACCGGGGCTGTGAAGATGTGGATCGTGGCATACGCGCTGTGGTTGCGGCGCGAGCGGCCGGAATGCTTCGTCGGGGGAACCTACGCTCCCCTGTTCGCCAGCGGTGACCACGCCAAGCATCTGGTGTCGTACGCGCGCGGACGGAACGGCGAGACTCCCGAGGTGATCGTCGCCGTTACACGGCACAGCATTCGGCTGGACGAAGCCGGTGGATGGGGCGACACCGTCCTGGACCTGCCCCAGGGACATTGGACGGATCGGCTTACCGGACATACGTTCTCGGGACGGTCGCGGTTGGAGAAGTTGTTCGCCCGGCTGCCCGTAGCGCTTCTTGTTCGGTAG
- a CDS encoding transposase, whose protein sequence is MAQRKSRKFSPEFREAAAREVLVGGRSFTDVARDCGVTEQTIRNWVHACRTESGEAASDLSTDERVRLRALEEENRKLREENEFLGKSVAFFAKKYL, encoded by the coding sequence GTGGCGCAGAGGAAATCGCGGAAATTCAGCCCGGAGTTTCGAGAGGCGGCGGCTCGGGAAGTGTTGGTCGGGGGGCGGTCGTTCACCGATGTAGCGCGCGATTGCGGAGTCACCGAGCAGACGATCCGAAATTGGGTTCATGCGTGCCGGACCGAGAGCGGCGAGGCCGCCTCGGACCTGTCGACCGATGAACGTGTGCGGTTGCGGGCCTTGGAGGAGGAGAACCGGAAACTCCGGGAGGAGAACGAGTTCCTGGGAAAATCGGTGGCCTTCTTCGCGAAGAAGTACCTGTAG
- a CDS encoding IS3 family transposase produces the protein MGGLLREEVPVAAKYAFVASEEGRHTIVDMCRWAGVSQSGYYAWRGREPSATDRCRDRLKTEVRSCFSHSDGTYGYRRIHAALARRKVLADPGTVRKVMRELGLVACQPRPFRPPPPFAADCADRPDLVRRDFTATAPAVKLVGDITYIRTRQGWLYLATVLDCFSKKVVGYAMAEHMQTELVVEALTMAARNLPIRAGETIFHSDRGTQYLSAEFLRAVRKLGIRHSVGRTGTCFDNAWAESFNATLKNERVHRTRYRTREHARRDITAYIELRYNQIRLHSAIDYHTPNEVESAWFERSRTA, from the coding sequence ATCGGTGGCCTTCTTCGCGAAGAAGTACCTGTAGCGGCGAAATATGCGTTCGTTGCCTCCGAAGAAGGCCGCCACACGATCGTCGACATGTGCCGTTGGGCCGGGGTATCACAGTCGGGCTATTACGCGTGGCGTGGTCGGGAACCCTCGGCCACCGACCGCTGTCGAGATAGGTTGAAGACCGAGGTCCGGTCTTGTTTCAGCCATTCCGACGGCACCTACGGGTACCGGCGTATCCATGCGGCGCTGGCCCGCCGCAAAGTGCTGGCCGATCCGGGCACGGTCCGAAAAGTTATGCGTGAGCTGGGGTTGGTGGCCTGCCAGCCGCGCCCGTTCCGGCCTCCACCACCATTTGCGGCCGACTGTGCCGACCGGCCGGACCTGGTTCGGCGCGATTTCACCGCTACCGCGCCGGCAGTCAAACTCGTCGGCGACATCACCTACATCCGCACCCGCCAGGGCTGGCTGTATTTGGCGACCGTGCTCGATTGCTTCTCCAAGAAAGTCGTCGGGTATGCCATGGCCGAACACATGCAGACCGAACTGGTCGTGGAGGCGTTGACCATGGCGGCACGCAATCTCCCGATCCGCGCCGGAGAAACAATATTTCACAGCGACCGCGGTACCCAGTATCTGTCTGCCGAATTCCTCAGGGCCGTCCGTAAACTCGGCATCCGGCACTCCGTGGGGCGCACCGGAACCTGCTTCGACAACGCCTGGGCGGAATCGTTCAACGCCACTCTGAAGAACGAACGTGTCCACCGCACCCGATACCGGACCCGCGAACATGCTCGCCGCGATATCACCGCCTATATCGAATTGCGGTACAACCAGATTCGACTCCACTCCGCGATTGACTACCACACACCGAACGAAGTAGAGTCCGCCTGGTTCGAACGGAGCAGAACAGCCTGA
- a CDS encoding IS3 family transposase (programmed frameshift) — translation MARKNTRYSPEFREAAAREVVERSRTVAEVARELGLIEQTLNYWVKNYRQTHVVVEPELSIPDKARLAELERRVRELEAENEFLGKIGGLLREEVPVTAKYAFIESEEGNYPVSRMCRWSKVSRSGYYDWKSRSVSVTTVRREILSAEVQFAFEHSDGTYGYRRVHAQLARWGTIADPETVRSIMRELGLVACQPRPFRPVTTLAGDAGVLLDLVRRDFTADRPGLKLVGDITYVRIAEGWLYLATVLDCFSKKVVGYAMAEHMRAELVTDALRMACRTVSFVPGVTVFHSDRGTQYLSAAFAGVAKELNILRSVGRTGVCYDNAWAESFNGTLKNERVYRTHYRTRAAAEEDITRYIELRYNQIRLHSAIGYRTPNEVESEWSEQNQAA, via the exons GTGGCACGGAAGAATACGCGGTATTCGCCGGAGTTTCGTGAGGCGGCGGCCAGAGAAGTGGTCGAGCGGTCACGGACGGTGGCCGAGGTTGCGCGCGAGTTGGGGTTGATCGAGCAGACCTTGAACTACTGGGTGAAGAACTATCGGCAAACCCATGTGGTCGTGGAGCCGGAGTTGTCGATACCTGATAAGGCGCGGTTGGCCGAACTCGAGCGCCGGGTGCGAGAGTTGGAGGCGGAGAACGAGTTCCTGG GGAAAATCGGCGGCCTTCTTCGCGAAGAGGTTCCGGTGACCGCGAAGTACGCGTTCATCGAATCCGAAGAAGGAAACTACCCGGTCTCCAGGATGTGCAGGTGGTCGAAAGTATCCAGGTCCGGCTATTATGACTGGAAGAGCAGATCGGTCTCGGTGACCACTGTTCGGCGCGAGATCCTTTCTGCTGAAGTTCAATTCGCGTTCGAACATTCCGACGGCACGTATGGGTATCGTCGCGTCCACGCTCAGCTCGCCCGGTGGGGCACCATCGCCGATCCGGAGACGGTGCGGTCGATCATGCGTGAGTTGGGTTTGGTGGCCTGCCAGCCGCGCCCGTTCCGGCCGGTCACGACCCTCGCCGGCGACGCAGGCGTGTTGCTGGACCTGGTACGGCGTGACTTCACCGCCGACCGGCCCGGCCTCAAGCTGGTCGGCGACATCACCTACGTTCGCATTGCGGAGGGCTGGCTCTATCTCGCGACTGTGCTGGATTGTTTTTCCAAGAAGGTAGTCGGCTACGCGATGGCCGAACACATGCGTGCCGAACTCGTCACAGACGCGTTGCGAATGGCCTGCCGCACAGTTAGTTTCGTGCCAGGGGTCACGGTATTCCATTCCGACCGCGGTACTCAATATCTGTCCGCGGCGTTCGCCGGTGTCGCGAAGGAATTGAACATTCTCCGGTCGGTGGGGCGGACCGGGGTCTGCTACGACAACGCCTGGGCCGAATCATTCAACGGGACCTTGAAGAATGAACGTGTCTACCGGACGCACTATCGGACCAGGGCAGCTGCCGAGGAAGACATCACTCGTTATATCGAGTTGCGGTACAACCAGATTCGGCTGCACTCAGCGATTGGCTACCGCACACCCAACGAGGTAGAGTCCGAATGGTCCGAACAGAACCAGGCAGCCTGA
- a CDS encoding HNH endonuclease signature motif containing protein codes for MNPGGETVNTESAHALSVAVGHLLNASLVPLHDDEFIALMREVETCTRKLEAVKTRFVVETTSRGLAQRGGVASPKVFLRQTLGISRADAASRVSVAVETGPRIVSGVELEPTLAHVAAAHREGVIGVDHVRRIMTVMNRLPGSLDMDVREATELQLTEFAPTGYPEGLPVMGEVLLAGLDPDGSLSSDADRERMRGLTLGAERADGMSPWNGEINRKLRSVLEPVFAKLARPGMCNPKDPQSPWVSEHKLDAKAMAACVERDTRTPAQRNHDALLAFLRPEFGGPAKLGRHRGLPVSVIVTMSVTDLEADAGVATTASGGIVSIPEALELAAKSNKYLAVLNPVGLPLYLGRGTRSVNLDHTRNSSSIECESRTAGLDFGAHPAGFEPGSQTGDADRECGSADLGHRARPTGDQGVPGAAGPDHAPGSSGTECDCQSGGCGTGACTASAENGARAAGSGHDLRAAGTERGSGSASTGHGTRPACLVFGPRSFGTERVPRLASAAQRLALIASEKGCTRPGCDAPATMCAVHHITEWSNGGRTDIDNLTLACDHCHAQVHDGPGGWKTVVMGPESEFPGRTGWIGPAHINPTGVPQVNHLHHPLELKAAAVARIRARNERELQRYRQ; via the coding sequence ATGAATCCAGGGGGAGAAACCGTGAACACCGAGAGTGCGCACGCACTGTCGGTAGCGGTCGGTCACCTCCTGAACGCGTCCCTGGTTCCGTTGCACGATGACGAATTCATCGCACTCATGCGGGAAGTCGAAACCTGCACCCGCAAACTCGAAGCAGTCAAAACCCGTTTCGTCGTGGAAACCACCAGTCGTGGCCTGGCCCAGCGGGGTGGGGTCGCGTCCCCGAAGGTGTTCCTGCGTCAAACCTTGGGTATCTCCCGCGCCGACGCCGCGTCCCGGGTCAGCGTCGCGGTGGAAACCGGTCCGCGCATCGTCTCCGGTGTGGAGCTGGAACCGACCCTGGCGCACGTGGCTGCCGCGCACCGTGAAGGGGTGATCGGTGTCGATCATGTGCGGCGGATCATGACGGTGATGAACCGGTTGCCCGGCAGTCTCGACATGGACGTTCGTGAGGCCACCGAGTTGCAGTTGACCGAGTTCGCGCCCACCGGGTACCCGGAAGGGTTGCCGGTGATGGGTGAAGTGTTGCTCGCGGGTTTGGATCCGGATGGCTCGTTGAGTTCCGATGCCGATCGTGAACGCATGCGCGGTCTCACCCTGGGTGCCGAGCGTGCGGATGGGATGTCTCCGTGGAACGGGGAGATCAACCGCAAGCTGCGCTCGGTCCTCGAGCCGGTGTTCGCGAAGCTGGCCCGCCCGGGTATGTGCAATCCGAAGGATCCGCAGAGCCCGTGGGTGTCCGAGCACAAGCTCGATGCCAAGGCGATGGCGGCGTGTGTCGAGCGTGATACCCGTACTCCGGCGCAGCGTAATCATGATGCGCTGCTGGCGTTCTTGCGCCCGGAGTTCGGTGGCCCGGCGAAGTTGGGTAGGCATCGTGGTCTGCCGGTGTCGGTGATCGTCACGATGAGCGTGACGGATCTGGAAGCCGACGCCGGTGTCGCCACGACCGCGTCCGGTGGGATCGTGTCGATCCCGGAAGCTTTGGAGTTGGCGGCGAAGTCGAACAAGTATCTGGCGGTGCTGAACCCGGTGGGGTTGCCGCTGTATCTGGGTCGCGGTACCCGCTCGGTGAACCTGGACCACACCCGCAACTCCTCGAGCATCGAGTGCGAGTCCCGTACGGCGGGCCTCGATTTCGGTGCTCACCCGGCCGGTTTCGAGCCCGGTTCGCAGACAGGTGATGCCGATCGCGAGTGCGGGTCGGCCGATCTCGGGCACCGTGCCCGGCCTACCGGCGACCAGGGCGTTCCGGGTGCGGCCGGTCCCGACCATGCCCCTGGCTCGTCGGGCACCGAATGTGACTGTCAGTCGGGAGGCTGTGGTACCGGTGCGTGCACTGCCAGCGCCGAGAACGGTGCGCGGGCAGCAGGTTCCGGCCACGACCTGCGTGCAGCTGGCACCGAGCGTGGTTCAGGATCGGCGAGCACCGGCCACGGCACACGGCCCGCGTGTCTGGTATTCGGGCCGCGGTCCTTCGGGACCGAGCGGGTACCTCGGTTGGCCAGTGCCGCACAACGACTGGCGCTCATCGCCTCGGAGAAGGGCTGCACGCGGCCCGGGTGTGACGCCCCGGCCACGATGTGCGCGGTGCATCACATCACCGAGTGGAGCAACGGTGGGCGCACCGATATCGACAACCTCACCCTCGCCTGCGATCACTGCCACGCCCAGGTCCACGACGGGCCCGGAGGATGGAAAACCGTGGTCATGGGACCGGAGTCAGAGTTTCCGGGGCGGACCGGGTGGATCGGGCCTGCGCACATCAACCCGACCGGGGTACCGCAGGTCAATCACCTGCACCATCCGCTGGAGTTGAAGGCTGCTGCGGTGGCGCGGATCCGGGCCCGTAACGAGCGGGAACTACAGCGCTACCGGCAGTAG
- a CDS encoding DUF2235 domain-containing protein: MKRLVVCCDGTWKAESSTTVSNIVKIAQTVSLADADAAGNHIGQRVYYVSGPGARGFASDRLLGGAFGTGLEANLSAAYWQLALNWEPGDEIYIFGFSRGAFTARSLAGMINRLGILTYTAMIDGKYPDALKIYQTRKAHPDDPDPPEWAEFRSAHCYPDPVTINFLGVFDTVGAMGIPGITARRHRFHDVRLSSIVHCARQALAINERRRAFEPCLWEVPVEIDEKYRRTDRVKQVWFEGVHSDIGGGYPDCGLSDITLAWMIREAEAEGLAFDRTRLTTLQQCCPDPPETLHNSLSPGFRILNFLRLLHNPRSPRFYWDSWRRLLEPYDQASYLASSAQSADYTPTNLTRWTESHNGPTSPALIEPTEGNYC, translated from the coding sequence ATGAAAAGACTGGTGGTGTGCTGTGACGGCACCTGGAAGGCGGAGTCTTCCACCACGGTGTCGAATATCGTGAAGATCGCGCAGACGGTATCGCTGGCAGACGCCGACGCGGCCGGGAACCATATCGGCCAGCGCGTCTACTACGTCTCCGGGCCCGGAGCCCGCGGCTTCGCCTCCGATCGCCTGCTGGGCGGCGCCTTCGGAACCGGTCTGGAGGCCAACCTCTCCGCCGCCTACTGGCAGCTGGCCCTGAACTGGGAGCCCGGTGACGAGATCTACATCTTCGGCTTCAGCCGCGGCGCGTTCACCGCCCGCAGCCTGGCCGGGATGATCAACCGGCTGGGCATCCTCACCTACACCGCCATGATCGATGGCAAATACCCCGACGCCCTGAAGATCTACCAGACCCGCAAGGCCCATCCCGATGATCCGGATCCGCCCGAATGGGCCGAATTCCGCAGTGCCCATTGCTATCCCGATCCGGTCACCATCAACTTCCTCGGTGTCTTCGACACCGTCGGCGCCATGGGCATCCCCGGCATCACCGCGCGCCGGCACCGCTTCCACGATGTCCGCCTGTCCTCCATCGTGCACTGCGCCCGCCAGGCCCTGGCCATCAACGAACGCCGCCGCGCATTCGAGCCCTGCCTCTGGGAAGTCCCCGTCGAGATCGACGAAAAGTACCGCCGCACAGACAGAGTCAAGCAGGTGTGGTTCGAAGGCGTGCACAGCGATATCGGCGGCGGCTACCCCGACTGCGGCCTCTCCGACATCACCCTCGCCTGGATGATCCGCGAAGCCGAAGCCGAAGGCCTAGCCTTCGACCGAACCCGCCTCACCACCCTGCAGCAATGCTGCCCCGACCCACCCGAAACCCTCCACAATTCCCTCAGCCCAGGCTTCCGAATCCTGAACTTCCTCCGCCTACTCCACAACCCCCGCAGCCCCCGCTTCTACTGGGACTCCTGGCGCCGCCTACTAGAGCCCTACGACCAAGCAAGCTACCTAGCCTCCTCAGCCCAATCCGCCGACTACACCCCCACCAACCTCACCCGCTGGACCGAATCCCACAACGGCCCAACCTCTCCCGCCCTAATCGAACCCACGGAAGGGAACTATTGCTAG
- a CDS encoding response regulator transcription factor, producing MPDDRMNPRSVWVLVCEDDDELGERVAAGLRAAGFIVDLTRNLADAGRSCGNRRYDCLIVDRGLPDGDGLDLIRRQRESGLHMPALVITARDSPADRTEGYASGADDYLTKPFSLGELAGRVRALCARHLRPPAQVLTIGDLVVDRLRRRVQRNGVLLIMTAREFCALELLAARAGTQVSHAELAEYCTETTTVATIEDVVHRLDRKLGEPQLIYATGAGFLLHM from the coding sequence ATGCCCGACGATCGGATGAACCCCCGCAGCGTATGGGTACTGGTCTGCGAGGACGACGACGAGTTGGGCGAACGGGTCGCCGCCGGTCTGCGGGCCGCCGGATTCATTGTCGATCTGACCCGGAATCTCGCCGACGCCGGCCGTAGTTGCGGCAACCGCCGCTACGACTGCCTGATCGTCGATCGGGGGCTGCCCGACGGGGACGGGCTGGATCTAATTCGGCGGCAACGGGAATCGGGGCTGCACATGCCCGCCCTGGTCATCACCGCGCGCGACAGCCCGGCCGATCGCACCGAGGGTTATGCCAGCGGCGCGGACGACTATCTGACCAAACCGTTCTCGCTCGGCGAGCTGGCCGGACGGGTACGGGCGCTGTGCGCACGGCATCTGCGACCACCCGCCCAGGTGCTGACCATCGGTGATCTGGTGGTGGATCGGCTGCGTCGGCGGGTGCAGCGCAACGGCGTGCTGCTCATTATGACGGCCCGGGAGTTCTGCGCGCTGGAACTGCTGGCGGCGCGGGCGGGAACCCAGGTCAGTCATGCCGAGCTCGCCGAATACTGCACCGAGACAACAACTGTCGCGACCATCGAGGACGTGGTGCACCGGCTGGATCGGAAGCTGGGCGAACCGCAGCTCATCTACGCCACGGGCGCGGGATTTCTGCTGCACATGTGA
- the ilvA gene encoding threonine ammonia-lyase IlvA — translation MCRVSDPLVVAEKAPGPLPPLSADEIDAAAKRISCIIDPTPLQRIARLSELTGAEVYLKREDLTAVRSYKLRGAYNLIVQLTAGERAAGVVAASAGNHAQGVAFACKAMGIKGRIYVPTTTPKQKRDRIRVHGGEFVELIATGDTYDAAAAAAVDDVARTGATMVPPFDDPRTAAGQGTIAAEILDQLDRAPDLVVVPVGGGGCLAGVSTYLRERSPRTAILGVEPAGAASMTAALVAGGPVTLPEIDPFVDGAAVRRIGAVPYTAVSRLGGAVRSHASLPLLTTTESGSGAGAFRMMTVDEGAICTAMLELYQNEGIVAEPAGALSVAALREVELTPGAIVVCLLSGGNNDVSRYGEVIERSLVHQGLKHYFLVDFPQEPGALRRFLDEILGPDDDITLFEYVKRNNRETGAALVGIELGSPDGLESLQKRMDESPIRGERLDPGSPAYRYLT, via the coding sequence ATGTGTCGGGTGTCAGATCCGCTTGTAGTTGCAGAGAAAGCGCCAGGTCCGCTGCCCCCATTGAGCGCGGACGAAATCGATGCTGCCGCCAAGCGAATTTCTTGCATTATCGATCCGACGCCGCTGCAGCGAATCGCGCGGCTGTCGGAACTGACCGGTGCCGAGGTCTACCTCAAGCGGGAAGACCTCACCGCTGTGCGCTCCTACAAGCTGCGCGGCGCCTACAACCTCATCGTCCAGCTCACCGCCGGCGAACGCGCCGCGGGCGTGGTCGCCGCCAGCGCCGGAAACCATGCGCAGGGTGTGGCTTTCGCGTGCAAGGCCATGGGGATCAAGGGCCGTATCTACGTTCCGACCACCACTCCCAAGCAGAAGCGCGACCGGATTCGCGTGCACGGCGGTGAATTCGTGGAGCTCATCGCCACCGGCGATACCTACGATGCGGCCGCCGCGGCCGCCGTCGACGATGTGGCGCGCACCGGCGCGACCATGGTCCCGCCCTTCGACGATCCGCGCACCGCGGCCGGACAGGGCACCATTGCCGCCGAGATTCTGGATCAGCTCGATCGCGCCCCCGACCTGGTGGTGGTGCCGGTGGGCGGCGGTGGCTGCCTGGCCGGTGTCAGCACCTACCTGCGGGAACGCTCGCCGCGCACCGCGATTCTCGGTGTCGAGCCGGCGGGCGCCGCGTCCATGACGGCGGCCCTGGTCGCCGGGGGACCGGTCACCCTGCCCGAGATCGACCCGTTCGTCGACGGTGCCGCCGTGCGCCGCATCGGCGCGGTGCCCTACACCGCGGTATCGCGGCTGGGTGGCGCGGTACGTTCGCACGCTTCGCTGCCTTTATTGACCACCACCGAATCCGGTAGTGGCGCAGGCGCTTTCCGCATGATGACCGTCGACGAGGGTGCCATCTGCACGGCCATGCTGGAGCTGTACCAGAACGAGGGCATTGTCGCCGAGCCGGCGGGCGCGCTCTCGGTGGCGGCGCTGCGGGAGGTCGAGCTCACGCCCGGGGCGATCGTGGTGTGCCTGCTCTCGGGCGGCAATAACGATGTCTCCCGCTACGGCGAGGTCATCGAGCGGTCGCTGGTGCATCAGGGCCTGAAACACTATTTCCTGGTGGACTTTCCGCAGGAGCCGGGCGCACTGCGCCGCTTCCTCGACGAGATCCTCGGTCCCGACGACGACATCACCCTCTTCGAGTACGTCAAGCGCAATAACCGGGAGACCGGGGCGGCGCTGGTCGGCATCGAACTGGGGTCGCCGGACGGTCTGGAATCGCTGCAGAAGCGAATGGACGAATCCCCGATCCGCGGCGAACGCCTGGATCCGGGTTCACCGGCCTACCGGTACCTGACCTGA
- a CDS encoding nitroreductase family deazaflavin-dependent oxidoreductase, with translation MPLSGEYEPSPTDWARTQVEEYEASNGAKASSHEGKAVIVLTTVGAKSGKLRKTPLMRVEHNGEYAVVASLGGAPKNPVWYWNVKADPHVELRDRDVVKDYDAREVTGDEKKVWWERAVEAWPDYDNYTKKTTREIPVFVLTPRN, from the coding sequence ATGCCACTTTCCGGAGAATACGAACCCAGCCCCACGGACTGGGCGCGCACACAGGTCGAAGAGTACGAGGCATCCAACGGCGCGAAGGCCAGCAGCCATGAAGGCAAAGCTGTCATTGTGCTGACCACCGTTGGCGCCAAGTCCGGCAAACTCCGTAAAACCCCGCTCATGCGTGTCGAGCACAATGGTGAATACGCCGTTGTGGCCTCGCTCGGCGGCGCCCCGAAGAACCCCGTCTGGTACTGGAACGTCAAGGCCGACCCGCACGTCGAACTGCGCGATCGCGATGTGGTCAAGGACTACGACGCCCGCGAGGTCACCGGCGATGAGAAGAAGGTCTGGTGGGAGCGCGCGGTCGAGGCGTGGCCCGACTACGACAACTACACCAAGAAGACCACTCGCGAGATCCCGGTTTTCGTCCTCACTCCCCGCAACTGA